In Mycolicibacterium phocaicum, one DNA window encodes the following:
- a CDS encoding vWA domain-containing protein produces MELTWRVAAIAGCVALAACVAFAVLWPHRHRPGDLRPLANTNRLTRLPEYRRARRRNAISVWSAVALLVVGFGAAVVATARPTGLPTLNHRSEAAAPQDIMICAGAPATDAPVTATLQFFADSARGFSTERIGLTSANRRVVPLTRDYQYAAAEFTAYSRQIKRSDARPFVAPVRYTGYTPNTDDLLALCMAGFPPAAGSSTTRRSLIYVGPEASNGDAGRLFTAAALRNLAAANKIQVNAIIVGDGGGTVSGLVLDTGGMSHSATDIGASLRDITRHPPPADRTNVAAKPVETPDVALLVALLAVCAAAWWRRRSTEHARWRTWRWAGFGVTALLLIAAAIRPTIGATAPPPQTAGAREPNIFLVIDRSSNMTAPGPDGRSRAAEASADIAQLIDRYPTARFAVVGFASGPAVEWPLSADGWSLKPVVTTPVTYRTTELTPPDAGAASTVLRYQLLSAVQQYPDAKNLVYYLGAGTPESATPQREFDLPEGVVAGGAVLGYGDDAAPTLPAVAQQIGVPYVQRTEAGLPAEALTDVGRPAEQPTGRADSGTELYWVLSGLAAVLLLVELFLTLREAARTRLDRVRL; encoded by the coding sequence ATGGAGCTGACCTGGCGGGTTGCGGCGATCGCCGGATGCGTCGCGCTGGCGGCGTGTGTGGCGTTCGCCGTGCTGTGGCCGCACCGCCACCGCCCCGGCGACTTGCGGCCGCTGGCCAACACCAACCGCCTGACGCGGCTGCCCGAGTATCGCCGGGCGCGACGCCGGAACGCGATCTCGGTATGGTCCGCCGTCGCGCTGCTCGTGGTGGGCTTCGGCGCCGCCGTCGTGGCCACGGCACGACCGACCGGGCTGCCCACACTGAACCACCGGTCCGAAGCCGCTGCGCCGCAGGACATCATGATCTGCGCCGGAGCCCCGGCGACCGATGCCCCCGTGACCGCGACGCTGCAGTTCTTCGCCGATTCCGCCCGCGGATTCAGCACCGAGCGGATCGGGCTCACGTCTGCCAATCGCCGTGTCGTCCCGTTGACCCGGGACTACCAGTACGCTGCCGCGGAGTTCACCGCGTACTCCCGTCAGATCAAGCGGAGCGACGCCAGACCGTTTGTGGCGCCGGTGCGTTACACCGGCTACACCCCGAACACCGACGACCTGCTGGCGCTGTGCATGGCCGGGTTCCCGCCGGCGGCCGGCTCATCGACAACGCGCCGGTCACTCATCTATGTCGGGCCTGAAGCATCGAACGGCGATGCCGGCCGGCTCTTCACCGCCGCCGCACTTCGAAACTTGGCTGCCGCCAATAAAATTCAGGTCAACGCGATCATCGTCGGCGATGGTGGGGGCACGGTTTCGGGGCTCGTGCTCGACACCGGCGGCATGTCACACTCTGCCACCGATATCGGTGCGTCGTTGCGCGACATCACCCGACATCCGCCGCCGGCGGATCGGACGAACGTCGCCGCCAAACCGGTCGAGACGCCGGACGTCGCGCTCCTGGTGGCCCTCCTCGCAGTGTGCGCCGCCGCCTGGTGGCGACGCCGGAGCACCGAACACGCGCGATGGCGCACGTGGCGCTGGGCCGGATTCGGTGTGACCGCGCTGCTGCTGATCGCGGCCGCCATCCGCCCCACCATCGGCGCGACAGCGCCGCCGCCCCAGACCGCGGGCGCCCGCGAGCCGAACATCTTCCTGGTCATCGACCGCTCGTCGAACATGACCGCACCAGGGCCCGACGGCCGTTCCCGCGCGGCCGAGGCGAGCGCCGACATCGCGCAACTGATCGATCGCTACCCGACGGCGCGGTTCGCCGTCGTCGGATTCGCTTCCGGCCCCGCAGTGGAATGGCCGCTGTCGGCCGATGGGTGGAGTCTGAAGCCCGTCGTCACGACGCCCGTCACGTATCGCACCACGGAGCTGACGCCGCCCGACGCCGGAGCGGCGAGTACGGTGCTGCGCTACCAGCTGCTCAGCGCAGTCCAGCAATACCCGGACGCCAAGAACCTCGTCTACTACCTCGGCGCCGGAACGCCGGAATCTGCCACTCCGCAGCGGGAATTCGATCTACCAGAAGGCGTGGTCGCCGGCGGCGCGGTGCTCGGTTACGGCGACGACGCGGCCCCCACACTGCCCGCCGTTGCCCAGCAGATCGGCGTGCCGTATGTACAGCGCACGGAAGCGGGACTGCCGGCCGAGGCACTCACCGACGTCGGCCGCCCCGCCGAACAGCCCACCGGCCGGGCTGACAGCGGAACGGAACTCTATTGGGTGCTCTCCGGGCTCGCCGCCGTGCTCCTGCTCGTCGAGCTGTTTCTCACGTTGCGGGAAGCCGCCCGCACCCGGCTGGATCGGGTGCGGCTGTGA
- a CDS encoding DUF58 domain-containing protein, protein MGKHLDAAKIHIGRDPGSLLEGGRYALIHTRSLEFDELRPYVPGDDVRDIDWKASSRSGHTLIKQFVSEKHHKIVVVADAGRNVSALAPSGELKKDIIAHVIGAIGLMTLRRSDEIGLVTGDRRGCIDTRLRRGETHIERMLHHYLQLAGEAPARSDLLVQLRWLATHYRHRLLVFVVSDEPDISDALRDVLRSLTARHDVLWALVTDMPPVGPESGRSYDAADGQFLLPPAALDRAVSEAYQRSEDARRQHLSEFLTVSGVPHARIGGSAGIKPALTAMTGVYARAR, encoded by the coding sequence ATGGGGAAACACCTCGACGCCGCGAAAATTCACATCGGCCGCGACCCGGGCAGCCTGCTGGAAGGCGGCCGTTACGCGCTGATCCACACCCGGAGCCTCGAGTTCGACGAACTGCGCCCCTACGTCCCGGGCGACGACGTCCGCGACATCGATTGGAAGGCGAGTTCCCGGTCCGGCCACACCCTGATCAAGCAGTTCGTGTCCGAGAAACACCACAAGATCGTGGTGGTCGCCGACGCCGGCCGCAATGTGTCGGCGCTGGCGCCGTCGGGAGAACTCAAGAAGGACATCATCGCGCATGTCATCGGCGCGATCGGGCTCATGACGTTGCGTCGATCCGACGAGATCGGCCTGGTCACGGGTGACCGCCGGGGCTGCATCGACACCCGGCTGCGCCGCGGCGAGACCCATATCGAGCGCATGCTGCACCACTACCTGCAGCTGGCCGGCGAGGCACCGGCGCGCAGCGATCTGCTCGTCCAGCTGCGTTGGCTCGCAACGCATTATCGGCACCGGCTGCTGGTGTTCGTGGTGTCCGACGAGCCTGACATCAGTGACGCCTTACGCGACGTGCTGCGATCGCTGACAGCCCGGCATGACGTGCTGTGGGCGTTGGTGACCGACATGCCGCCGGTGGGACCCGAAAGCGGCCGGAGCTACGACGCCGCCGATGGACAGTTCCTGCTGCCGCCGGCGGCACTGGACCGCGCCGTCTCGGAGGCCTACCAGCGCTCGGAAGACGCACGGCGCCAGCATCTTTCAGAGTTCTTGACGGTGTCCGGCGTACCACATGCGCGTATCGGCGGGAGCGCCGGCATCAAACCTGCGTTGACGGCGATGACGGGGGTCTACGCACGTGCCAGATGA
- a CDS encoding AAA family ATPase produces MTLPRMQPGQGDIAEARDIVGAVASAFSHQVVGQQHLRETMLVALLGGGHLLLESVPGLAKTTAARVLAGSVGGSFRRIQCTPDLLPSDIIGTQIFEADTNSFTTQLGPVHANIVLLDEVNRSSAKTQSAMLEAMEERQTTIAGVEYPLPEPFLVMATQNPVDQEGTYPLSEAQTDRFMLKELVHYPSITDEIEMIDRMDAGRYDRDRHPAPVVSLDDVRRVQEIVRSVHLDRALVAYASRLVAVTREPAQHLPSNLARLIEYGASPRATIAFCRSARALAVIHDRGHVVPEDISMLAHRVLRHRLILGFEAASARITPDAVVDAVLQTVPVP; encoded by the coding sequence ATGACGCTACCCAGAATGCAGCCCGGCCAAGGCGATATCGCCGAGGCGCGAGACATCGTGGGCGCCGTGGCGTCGGCGTTCTCACACCAGGTCGTGGGCCAGCAGCACCTGCGTGAAACGATGCTCGTCGCGTTGCTCGGCGGTGGTCACCTGCTGCTCGAGAGCGTTCCCGGTCTGGCCAAGACGACGGCGGCGCGGGTGCTGGCCGGATCGGTCGGCGGCAGCTTCCGCCGCATCCAGTGCACGCCGGATCTGTTGCCGAGCGACATCATCGGCACGCAGATCTTCGAGGCCGACACCAACTCGTTCACCACGCAGCTGGGCCCGGTGCACGCCAACATCGTGTTGCTCGACGAGGTCAACCGCTCGAGCGCCAAGACCCAGAGCGCGATGCTCGAGGCGATGGAGGAACGCCAGACCACGATCGCCGGGGTCGAATACCCGCTACCCGAGCCGTTTCTCGTCATGGCCACCCAGAATCCCGTCGACCAGGAAGGGACCTATCCCCTGTCCGAGGCGCAGACCGACCGGTTCATGCTCAAAGAGCTCGTGCACTACCCGTCGATCACCGACGAGATCGAGATGATCGACCGCATGGACGCCGGACGATACGACCGCGACCGTCATCCGGCCCCGGTGGTATCCCTCGACGACGTCCGCCGGGTGCAGGAGATCGTTCGCTCGGTCCACCTCGATCGCGCACTCGTCGCGTACGCCAGCCGGCTGGTCGCCGTCACGCGTGAACCTGCCCAGCACCTACCGTCCAACCTCGCCCGACTCATCGAATACGGCGCCAGCCCCCGCGCGACCATTGCCTTCTGCCGGTCCGCCCGCGCGCTCGCCGTCATCCACGACCGCGGACACGTTGTACCCGAAGATATTTCGATGCTCGCCCACCGGGTGCTGCGCCATCGGCTGATTCTCGGTTTCGAGGCCGCGAGCGCGCGGATCACGCCCGATGCGGTGGTCGACGCGGTACTTCAGACGGTCCCGGTGCCGTGA
- a CDS encoding zinc-dependent alcohol dehydrogenase, producing the protein MKAVTWHGRRDVRVDTVPDPRIETPTDAIIEVTSTNICGSDLHLYEVLGAFMHEGDILGHEPMGIVREVGSDVDGLSVGDRIVVPFQISCGHCYMCDQQLYTQCETTQVRDHGKGAALFGYSELYGQVPGGQAEYLRVPQAQFTHIKVPEGPPDSRFVYLSDVLPTAWQAVAYADIPEGGSVTVLGLGPIGDMCARIAQHLGYRVIAVDRVPERLARATLRGIHTVDLDALDGSVGDTIRALTDGRGTDSVIDAVGMEAHGSPVAQALQRMTGTLPDMVAKPMMQNFGVDRLHALYSAIDIVRRGGTISLIGVYGGMADPLPMLTLFDKQIQLRMGQANVKKWVDDILPLLGDDDPLGVDTFASHVLPLDDAPHAYDIFQRKQDGAVKVMLKP; encoded by the coding sequence GTGAAGGCAGTTACCTGGCATGGCCGACGAGATGTCCGCGTCGACACAGTGCCCGATCCCCGGATCGAGACACCTACCGACGCCATCATCGAGGTCACCTCGACGAACATCTGCGGATCAGATCTGCACCTCTACGAGGTGCTCGGCGCGTTCATGCACGAGGGCGACATTCTCGGGCACGAACCCATGGGCATCGTTCGTGAGGTCGGCAGCGACGTCGACGGGCTATCTGTCGGTGACCGGATCGTCGTACCGTTCCAGATCTCCTGCGGGCATTGCTACATGTGCGACCAGCAGCTGTACACGCAATGCGAGACCACGCAGGTTCGCGACCACGGTAAAGGCGCGGCACTGTTCGGCTATTCGGAGCTGTACGGCCAGGTGCCGGGTGGCCAAGCCGAATACCTCAGGGTGCCGCAGGCGCAGTTCACCCACATCAAAGTCCCTGAGGGACCGCCGGATTCGCGTTTCGTCTACCTGTCGGACGTCTTGCCCACGGCGTGGCAAGCCGTCGCCTACGCCGATATCCCGGAAGGCGGCAGCGTCACGGTGCTCGGTTTGGGGCCGATCGGTGACATGTGCGCGCGCATCGCCCAACACCTGGGGTATCGGGTGATCGCCGTCGACCGAGTTCCGGAACGGCTGGCTCGGGCCACGCTGCGCGGCATCCACACCGTCGACCTCGACGCGCTTGACGGCAGCGTCGGCGACACCATCCGCGCGTTGACCGACGGCCGCGGCACCGACTCGGTGATCGACGCGGTGGGTATGGAAGCCCACGGATCGCCGGTGGCACAAGCGCTTCAGCGCATGACCGGGACCCTTCCCGACATGGTGGCCAAACCCATGATGCAGAACTTCGGGGTGGATCGACTTCATGCGCTCTACTCGGCCATCGACATCGTCCGCCGCGGCGGCACCATCTCCTTGATCGGCGTGTACGGCGGGATGGCGGATCCCCTGCCGATGCTGACGCTGTTCGACAAGCAGATTCAGTTGCGCATGGGCCAGGCCAACGTCAAGAAATGGGTCGACGACATCCTGCCGCTGCTCGGCGACGACGACCCGCTGGGTGTCGACACGTTCGCCAGTCATGTTCTGCCCCTTGATGATGCACCACATGCTTACGACATCTTCCAGAGGAAACAGGACGGTGCCGTGAAGGTGATGCTCAAGCCGTGA
- a CDS encoding flavin reductase family protein — translation MTADSAFEDFVDLLDYPMFVVTVQADGQTGGCLVGFATQASIDPPTFLVGLSTQNHTTSVARTATHLAVHLLPRGELKVAELFGGETGDAVDKFRQCDWHVGPEGTRILDSALAWFVGEIIGRFDMGDHIGHLLAPVAGGSSGAQRRPVFFADVKDLSPGHGA, via the coding sequence ATGACAGCAGACAGCGCATTTGAAGACTTCGTCGACCTACTCGACTACCCGATGTTCGTGGTCACGGTGCAGGCCGACGGTCAGACCGGCGGATGCCTCGTCGGCTTCGCTACGCAAGCCAGCATCGACCCCCCGACATTTCTCGTCGGGCTGTCCACGCAGAATCACACGACGTCGGTCGCCCGGACGGCGACGCACCTCGCGGTGCACCTGCTGCCGCGCGGCGAGTTGAAGGTGGCCGAACTGTTCGGCGGCGAGACCGGCGATGCCGTCGACAAATTCCGGCAATGCGACTGGCATGTCGGACCGGAAGGTACGCGCATCCTCGATTCCGCGCTGGCATGGTTCGTCGGCGAGATCATCGGAAGGTTCGATATGGGCGACCACATCGGCCATCTGCTGGCCCCCGTCGCCGGCGGAAGCTCAGGCGCCCAACGCCGGCCGGTGTTCTTCGCCGACGTCAAGGATCTCAGCCCGGGGCACGGCGCGTAG